A single genomic interval of halophilic archaeon DL31 harbors:
- a CDS encoding dihydroorotase, multifunctional complex type (TIGRFAM: Dihydroorotase multifunctional complex type~KEGG: hbo:Hbor_03960 dihydroorotase, multifunctional complex type~PFAM: Amidohydrolase 1), with protein MLLTNAELPDGRVRDVRTEDDRIAEIAESLHSLPGEETVDATGLTLLPGAIDVHVHFRQPGHDQKETWATGSRSAAAGGVTTVVDQPNTSPPTVDGERFDEKADLAAHSLVDYGINGGVTDEWEPESLFERPVFALGEVFLADSTGEMGIDAERFEEALTAAADADVPVTVHAENADLFDESALEGDTGGAGRDADADCWSQYRAAAAEIDAVESACEAADGAGATLHIAHTSTPEAVDIAAEAGASCEVSPHHLLLSREDLSELGTFGRMNPPLRSEDRREELYERVADGTVDVIATDHAPHTVAEKEAGLTDAPSGVPGVETMLPLLLQEVRDGGLGLERVVDLAAATPADRFGLSQKGRIEEGYDADLVLVNLEESEEIRGEALHSKCGWTPFDGREAVFPELTIVRGDIVYDGRAGDRFTAGLGENVRA; from the coding sequence ATGCTCCTCACGAACGCCGAACTCCCCGACGGTCGCGTCCGGGACGTTCGCACCGAGGACGACCGTATCGCCGAGATAGCTGAGTCCCTCCACTCGCTTCCTGGCGAGGAGACCGTCGACGCCACGGGACTGACGTTGCTCCCCGGCGCAATCGACGTTCACGTCCACTTCCGCCAGCCTGGCCACGACCAGAAGGAGACCTGGGCAACCGGCTCCAGGTCGGCTGCCGCCGGCGGGGTCACCACGGTCGTCGATCAGCCCAACACCTCGCCGCCGACCGTCGACGGCGAGCGATTCGACGAGAAGGCCGATCTCGCTGCGCACTCGCTGGTGGATTACGGCATCAACGGCGGCGTCACCGACGAGTGGGAGCCCGAATCGCTGTTTGAGCGCCCGGTGTTCGCGCTGGGCGAGGTGTTCCTCGCGGACTCGACCGGTGAGATGGGTATCGACGCCGAGCGCTTCGAGGAAGCACTCACAGCGGCCGCCGACGCCGACGTTCCGGTGACAGTGCACGCCGAGAACGCCGACCTGTTCGACGAGAGCGCACTGGAGGGTGACACCGGGGGCGCTGGTCGCGATGCAGATGCAGACTGCTGGAGCCAGTACCGTGCTGCAGCGGCCGAGATCGACGCCGTCGAATCGGCCTGTGAGGCCGCCGATGGTGCGGGTGCGACGCTGCACATCGCACACACCTCGACGCCCGAGGCCGTCGACATCGCCGCCGAGGCGGGCGCGAGCTGCGAGGTGTCTCCCCACCATCTCCTCCTCTCCCGTGAGGACCTCTCGGAGCTCGGGACGTTCGGCCGGATGAACCCCCCACTCCGAAGCGAGGACCGCCGTGAGGAACTCTACGAGCGGGTCGCCGACGGCACCGTCGACGTGATCGCGACCGACCACGCCCCCCACACGGTCGCGGAGAAAGAGGCCGGACTGACTGACGCGCCGTCGGGCGTTCCCGGGGTTGAGACGATGCTGCCGCTCCTGCTGCAAGAGGTGCGAGACGGCGGCCTCGGTCTCGAGCGTGTCGTCGACCTCGCCGCGGCTACTCCGGCCGACCGTTTCGGCCTCAGCCAGAAGGGTCGAATCGAGGAAGGGTACGACGCCGACCTGGTGCTTGTGAATCTCGAAGAGAGCGAGGAAATCCGGGGCGAAGCGCTCCACTCGAAATGTGGCTGGACCCCCTTCGACGGGCGGGAGGCGGTGTTCCCCGAACTCACCATCGTCCGCGGCGATATCGTCTACGACGGCCGTGCCGGCGACCGCTTCACCGCAGGACTTGGCGAGAACGTTCGGGCGTAA
- a CDS encoding hypothetical protein (manually curated~KEGG: nph:NP0788A hypothetical protein): MPECQNCSSFVTRRYVRVFTPEGLDTPRVCPSCEDKIRDGSDVRAARSTRGN; this comes from the coding sequence ATGCCTGAGTGCCAGAACTGCAGTTCGTTCGTCACGAGGCGGTACGTCCGGGTGTTTACACCTGAAGGGCTGGATACTCCACGGGTGTGTCCCTCTTGTGAGGACAAAATTCGTGACGGCAGCGATGTGCGTGCGGCACGGTCGACGCGCGGTAACTAA
- a CDS encoding succinate dehydrogenase or fumarate reductase, flavoprotein subunit (TIGRFAM: Succinate dehydrogenase/fumarate reductase, flavoprotein subunit~KEGG: hbo:Hbor_12870 succinate dehydrogenase subunit A~PFAM: Fumarate reductase/succinate dehydrogenase flavoprotein, N-terminal; Fumarate reductase/succinate dehydrogenase flavoprotein, C-terminal), translating to MKEYDVIVVGAGGAGLRAAIEAQEEGADVAMVTKLHPVRSHTGAAEGGINAALREADDWTDHAYDTMKGSDYLADAPAVEALTRESPKETIQLENWGMAFSRDEDGVISQRPFGGLSFPRTTYAGAETGHHMLHTMYEQVVKRGIEVYNEWYVTRLAVTDEDEPEERTCEGVVAYDIKRGEIEGFRARDGVILATGGLGQVYDHTTNAIASTGDGVAMAYRAGVPIEDMEMIQFHPTTLPSTGVLISEGVRGEGGILYNGEGERFLFEHGYANNDGELASRDVVSRAELSEINAGRGIEDEYVHLDMRHLGEERIIDRLENILHLAEDFEGVDGLEEPMPVKPGQHYAMGGVETDEWGSTCVNGLYAVGECACASVHGANRLGGNALPELTVFGARAGRHAAGGVADEAKISTGWAADSEEGANVSPVPLGEADLPSANKGALADGGRTSPPTDDADGSAAAASDGVNVIESAVEVERTRVRYLMEKDEGINHATVRSELQETMTENVNVFRERGALEDALGDIREARQDYQHVTVEDPSRTYNTDLIHTIETRNLLDVAEAITVGALARDEFRGAHWRKEHQERKDDEWLKHTMLSWNNGSPGLWYKPAMLEGEEKTYEPKIRSY from the coding sequence ATGAAAGAATACGACGTCATCGTGGTCGGCGCGGGCGGTGCGGGCCTGCGCGCGGCCATCGAAGCACAGGAGGAGGGCGCGGACGTGGCGATGGTGACGAAGCTCCACCCAGTCCGCTCACACACTGGCGCCGCGGAGGGTGGCATCAACGCCGCGCTGCGCGAGGCCGACGACTGGACCGACCACGCCTACGACACGATGAAGGGGTCGGACTATCTCGCCGACGCCCCCGCGGTGGAGGCGCTGACCCGAGAGAGCCCGAAAGAGACCATCCAACTCGAGAACTGGGGAATGGCGTTCTCTCGCGACGAGGACGGCGTGATCTCCCAGCGCCCCTTCGGCGGGCTCTCGTTCCCGCGAACCACCTACGCGGGCGCCGAGACCGGCCACCACATGCTCCACACGATGTACGAGCAGGTGGTCAAACGGGGTATCGAGGTGTACAACGAGTGGTACGTCACCCGGCTCGCGGTGACCGACGAGGACGAACCCGAGGAGCGTACCTGCGAAGGTGTCGTCGCCTACGACATCAAGCGCGGCGAAATCGAAGGGTTCCGTGCTCGCGATGGCGTTATCCTCGCCACTGGTGGGCTGGGGCAGGTGTACGACCACACCACCAACGCCATCGCCAGCACCGGCGACGGCGTCGCGATGGCCTACCGTGCTGGGGTGCCTATCGAGGATATGGAGATGATCCAGTTCCACCCGACGACGCTGCCGTCGACGGGGGTGCTCATCTCCGAGGGGGTCCGCGGTGAAGGGGGGATTCTCTACAACGGCGAGGGCGAGCGGTTCCTCTTCGAACACGGCTACGCCAACAATGACGGCGAGCTGGCCTCCCGCGACGTGGTTTCCCGGGCCGAACTCAGTGAGATCAACGCGGGCCGGGGAATCGAGGACGAGTACGTCCACCTCGACATGCGCCACCTCGGTGAGGAGCGCATCATCGACCGTCTGGAGAACATCCTCCACCTCGCAGAGGACTTCGAAGGTGTCGACGGCCTCGAGGAGCCGATGCCGGTCAAGCCCGGCCAGCACTACGCGATGGGCGGCGTGGAGACTGACGAGTGGGGTTCCACCTGCGTCAACGGGCTCTACGCCGTTGGCGAGTGTGCGTGTGCCTCTGTCCACGGTGCCAACCGCCTCGGCGGCAACGCGCTGCCCGAACTCACCGTCTTCGGTGCCCGTGCGGGCCGGCACGCCGCCGGCGGCGTCGCCGACGAGGCCAAAATCTCCACCGGTTGGGCCGCCGATAGTGAGGAGGGCGCGAACGTCTCACCCGTCCCGCTGGGGGAGGCCGACCTCCCCTCCGCGAACAAGGGGGCGCTCGCCGACGGCGGCCGGACATCGCCGCCGACCGATGACGCTGATGGTAGTGCAGCCGCCGCAAGCGACGGGGTGAACGTGATCGAGTCGGCCGTTGAGGTCGAGCGCACCCGCGTCCGCTACCTGATGGAGAAAGACGAGGGGATCAACCACGCCACCGTGCGCTCGGAGCTGCAGGAGACGATGACCGAGAACGTCAACGTCTTCCGCGAGAGGGGAGCGCTCGAGGACGCGCTCGGAGACATCCGCGAGGCCCGGCAGGACTACCAACATGTCACCGTGGAGGACCCCTCCCGGACCTACAACACGGACCTCATCCACACCATCGAGACGCGGAACCTGCTCGACGTGGCCGAGGCCATCACCGTCGGCGCGCTGGCCCGCGACGAGTTCCGTGGCGCCCACTGGCGCAAGGAGCACCAGGAGCGCAAAGACGACGAGTGGCTCAAACACACGATGTTGTCGTGGAATAACGGGAGCCCCGGCCTCTGGTACAAGCCGGCGATGCTCGAGGGCGAGGAGAAGACCTACGAGCCGAAAATCCGCAGCTACTGA
- a CDS encoding succinate dehydrogenase and fumarate reductase iron-sulfur protein (KEGG: hma:rrnAC1093 succinate dehydrogenase iron-sulfur protein subunit~TIGRFAM: Succinate dehydrogenase/fumarate reductase iron-sulphur protein): MSTQLEPKQEEAESEAEPAAEAEPESLGQQRRDAANARRRAERETEPEPDLGDDAVSLKVFRYDPEVEGKQEPRFDEFNVAFTKGMTVLDALIDARDTYDSSLTFRHSCRQAVCGSDALFINGRQRLGCQTQVADLEGDTVRVEPLPHQEVVKDLVVDMEHFYDQMESVEPYFQTDETPDDELEEQFQTPENREKIKMSTRCIWCGACMSSCNIAAGDNEYLGPAAINKAYRFAMDDREGEEMKQHRMELIEQENGVWRCQTQFSCTTVCPKDIPLTEHIQELKREAVKSNLKFW; encoded by the coding sequence ATGAGCACACAACTCGAACCCAAACAGGAGGAAGCCGAATCGGAGGCTGAGCCGGCCGCAGAGGCCGAGCCTGAATCACTCGGCCAGCAGCGCCGCGACGCCGCCAACGCGCGCCGTCGTGCCGAGCGCGAGACCGAACCCGAACCGGACCTCGGCGACGACGCGGTGTCGCTGAAGGTGTTCCGCTATGACCCGGAGGTCGAAGGGAAACAGGAGCCGCGCTTTGACGAGTTCAACGTCGCCTTCACGAAGGGGATGACCGTCCTCGACGCGCTCATCGACGCCCGTGACACCTACGACTCCTCGCTCACCTTCCGGCACTCTTGCCGGCAGGCGGTCTGTGGCTCGGACGCGCTGTTCATCAACGGTCGCCAGCGCCTGGGCTGTCAGACACAGGTCGCCGACCTCGAGGGCGACACCGTCCGTGTCGAGCCGCTCCCCCATCAGGAGGTTGTCAAGGACCTCGTCGTGGATATGGAGCATTTCTACGATCAGATGGAGTCGGTCGAACCCTACTTCCAGACCGACGAGACACCAGACGACGAACTGGAAGAGCAGTTCCAGACGCCCGAAAACCGCGAGAAAATCAAGATGTCCACGCGCTGCATCTGGTGTGGTGCGTGTATGTCCTCCTGCAACATTGCGGCCGGCGACAACGAGTATCTCGGCCCCGCAGCCATCAACAAGGCCTACCGCTTTGCGATGGACGACCGGGAGGGCGAGGAGATGAAACAGCACCGGATGGAGCTCATCGAGCAGGAGAACGGCGTCTGGCGCTGTCAGACCCAGTTCTCCTGTACCACCGTCTGTCCGAAGGACATCCCGCTGACCGAGCACATTCAGGAACTCAAGCGTGAAGCCGTGAAGTCCAACCTCAAGTTCTGGTAA
- a CDS encoding succinate dehydrogenase subunit D (KEGG: hbo:Hbor_12890 succinate dehydrogenase subunit D) encodes MADHYSSFDRSGTSWLLQRLTAAFLVVVLAFHFFLLHFVNHAADVTFAGTSARMSTWTYFSLMVLFLLTATFHGVNGVYNTVVGQDGVTGWKKTAVTAVLVVASLLMVVQGLRTALVWTNLF; translated from the coding sequence ATGGCGGACCACTACTCATCCTTCGACCGCTCGGGCACGAGCTGGCTGCTGCAGCGCTTGACAGCGGCGTTCCTCGTCGTGGTGCTGGCGTTCCACTTCTTCCTCCTGCACTTCGTCAACCACGCTGCCGACGTGACGTTCGCGGGGACCTCCGCCCGGATGAGCACCTGGACGTATTTCTCGCTGATGGTGCTGTTCCTGCTGACGGCGACGTTCCACGGCGTCAACGGCGTCTACAACACCGTCGTGGGCCAGGACGGCGTCACGGGATGGAAGAAGACCGCGGTGACGGCTGTGCTGGTCGTCGCGAGCCTCCTGATGGTCGTACAGGGGCTTCGAACCGCACTCGTCTGGACCAACCTCTTCTAA
- a CDS encoding succinate dehydrogenase, cytochrome b556 subunit (KEGG: hje:HacjB3_08880 succinate dehydrogenase, cytochrome b556 subunit~TIGRFAM: Succinate dehydrogenase, cytochrome b556 subunit~PFAM: Succinate dehydrogenase, cytochrome b subunit), which translates to MSQSYDRGTVEDFGRWRSFSAGMWAWIFHKFTGWVLIGYLFTHIAVLSTATTGPEVYETTIQGLESLAVVRLLEVGLLAVAVFHILNGVRLLMVDLGVGLEAQDKSFYASLIITGAITVASVPTFLSGVF; encoded by the coding sequence ATGAGTCAGTCGTACGATCGGGGAACCGTCGAGGACTTCGGCCGGTGGCGGTCGTTCAGCGCCGGCATGTGGGCGTGGATCTTCCACAAGTTCACCGGCTGGGTCCTCATCGGCTACCTGTTCACACACATCGCGGTCCTCTCGACGGCCACTACCGGCCCGGAGGTGTACGAGACGACGATTCAGGGGCTCGAGAGTCTCGCCGTCGTCCGCCTGCTGGAAGTGGGGCTTCTCGCGGTTGCGGTGTTCCACATCCTCAACGGGGTCCGCCTGCTGATGGTCGACCTCGGGGTGGGGCTTGAGGCACAGGACAAGAGCTTCTACGCGTCGCTCATCATCACGGGTGCGATTACCGTCGCGAGCGTCCCAACGTTCCTCTCGGGGGTGTTCTGA
- a CDS encoding Succinylglutamate desuccinylase/aspartoacylase (PFAM: Succinylglutamate desuccinylase/aspartoacylase~KEGG: hmu:Hmuk_2075 succinylglutamate desuccinylase/aspartoacylase) produces MPAETLNTSVHSEAFTYDGGRVDPGERQQLRYTVSQTYLGDPVRIPVTVINGVDPGPTVFLSAASHGNELNGIEVVRRVANEWDLSDLAGTLVCLPILNVPAFIAQQRYFPGSGRDLNRSFPGDPESTAVKRMADRIFRNFLAPCAFGLDFHTSTRGRTNMLHARADMDDDAVARLAKAFASNLIISTPGSSGMLRCEASDEGTPTVTIEMGEAHRFEGEYIDRALAGVESVLAEYEMLPQTDVAWPGWRTVVTGDHERTWLRADAGGIVDMHADLGALVRAGETVATISNPFANERSFVEAPFTGLLVGSLENPIVYPGNPVCHLTELEAGTTRVVAARQGVDLDG; encoded by the coding sequence ATGCCGGCTGAAACCCTCAATACCTCCGTGCACAGCGAGGCGTTTACCTACGACGGCGGTCGGGTCGACCCGGGCGAGCGTCAGCAACTGCGGTACACGGTGAGCCAGACCTATCTCGGTGACCCGGTCCGCATCCCGGTCACGGTTATCAACGGCGTAGACCCCGGCCCGACCGTGTTTCTTTCGGCGGCCTCCCACGGCAACGAACTCAACGGCATCGAGGTGGTGCGTCGCGTCGCCAATGAGTGGGACCTCTCGGACCTCGCGGGGACGCTCGTCTGCCTCCCCATCCTGAACGTCCCGGCGTTCATCGCCCAGCAGCGCTACTTCCCGGGCTCCGGGCGGGACCTGAACCGCTCGTTCCCCGGCGACCCAGAATCGACGGCAGTCAAGCGGATGGCCGACCGCATCTTCCGGAACTTCCTGGCGCCCTGTGCGTTCGGGCTGGATTTCCACACCTCGACCCGCGGCCGAACCAACATGCTTCACGCCCGTGCGGACATGGACGACGACGCGGTTGCCCGCCTCGCCAAGGCGTTCGCGAGCAACCTCATAATCTCGACACCGGGCTCCTCTGGCATGCTCCGGTGTGAGGCCAGCGACGAGGGAACGCCCACGGTCACCATCGAGATGGGGGAGGCTCACCGCTTCGAGGGCGAGTACATCGACCGTGCGCTCGCCGGCGTCGAGAGCGTGCTCGCGGAGTACGAGATGTTACCCCAGACCGACGTGGCGTGGCCCGGCTGGCGCACCGTGGTCACCGGCGACCACGAACGGACGTGGCTCCGGGCCGACGCCGGCGGCATCGTCGACATGCACGCGGACCTGGGCGCACTGGTGCGTGCGGGCGAGACCGTCGCCACCATCTCCAACCCCTTCGCCAACGAGCGGTCGTTCGTCGAGGCCCCGTTCACGGGGCTGCTCGTCGGCTCGCTGGAGAACCCCATCGTCTACCCCGGAAACCCGGTCTGTCACCTGACCGAACTCGAGGCGGGGACCACGCGGGTCGTGGCGGCGCGACAAGGTGTGGATCTCGACGGCTGA
- a CDS encoding hypothetical protein (KEGG: hma:rrnAC1942 hypothetical protein), with amino-acid sequence MNDAARFLADSPDRVALLEHLRDGPAGPASLADALDCARRSVQRHLAACEERGWVQRGDGGYRLTAAGDAAGRVHADYRERLAAVDRAAPLLSHLDPGHAPAPELLTDAEVVAASATDPHAPIQAYVEALRGFTGGRVLLCSPVLSRAFHEAHAELARRGVHTDLLLSTATAREARERNPFEFAAVVRLGVLDLYTRAAPVPLGLAVDGEQMLLGAYDGEGNLRACLHSDDPELVAWGETQFDALRDGAQRVRSPGDLDGSETV; translated from the coding sequence ATGAACGACGCCGCCCGCTTCCTCGCCGACTCGCCGGACCGGGTCGCCCTCCTCGAGCACCTGCGCGACGGGCCCGCGGGTCCCGCGAGCCTCGCCGACGCGCTCGACTGCGCCCGCCGCAGCGTCCAGCGCCACCTCGCCGCCTGCGAGGAACGGGGGTGGGTCCAGCGTGGCGACGGCGGCTACCGCCTGACCGCCGCCGGTGACGCCGCTGGGCGTGTCCACGCTGACTACCGCGAGCGACTCGCTGCGGTGGACCGGGCGGCCCCGCTCCTCAGCCACCTCGACCCGGGCCACGCGCCGGCGCCTGAACTGCTGACTGACGCCGAGGTGGTCGCAGCCTCCGCGACGGACCCGCACGCACCGATTCAGGCATACGTCGAAGCGCTTCGGGGATTCACGGGCGGGCGAGTCCTGCTCTGTTCGCCGGTGCTCTCCCGGGCGTTCCACGAGGCCCATGCAGAACTCGCGCGCCGCGGCGTGCATACGGACCTGCTCCTTTCAACAGCGACGGCCCGCGAGGCTCGGGAACGCAACCCGTTCGAGTTTGCCGCGGTCGTCCGTCTCGGCGTCCTCGACCTCTACACTCGTGCGGCGCCGGTCCCGCTTGGGCTGGCCGTCGACGGCGAACAGATGCTCCTCGGCGCGTATGACGGCGAGGGGAACCTCCGAGCCTGCCTCCACAGCGACGACCCCGAGCTTGTCGCGTGGGGCGAAACGCAGTTCGACGCGCTCCGGGACGGTGCCCAGCGAGTCCGCTCACCGGGTGATCTCGACGGGAGCGAGACAGTGTAG
- a CDS encoding alpha-L-glutamate ligase, RimK family (KEGG: hvo:HVO_2813 hypothetical protein~TIGRFAM: S6 modification enzyme RimK~PFAM: ATP-grasp fold, RimK-type; Protein of unknown function DUF785) yields the protein MSNEPVTVGVLSLHNSKETKAICNAVEALGHKPEWFRRENTAISIEDGEVSLEPDVDIIANRMLLTNTEEPAEGLGLAATFNQIRPMLNKPGAVLSAIHKFATAVTLAEWNIAVPDALLALDNDRLNQGRERFGKVGVYKTAIGTHGGGTWKVDLTKTVNPKVGKRQAFLQKLVEEDEEKQRDLRVYIVGDKVIGAMYRYAPEGDWRTNVALGGNVADATGEIPEEAQETALYAADVMDLDYVGVDLIEGDDGWFVLEVNPTAGFKGLFKATGVSPAPYIAQLAIEAAGGSVDEDTVVQLADRLDDSRPSCAPKPTSRNPGETPTVGYIEEVVVTGTSGAEQVFAKSDTGATRSSIDTALAAEIGAGPIKSMTRVKSGSSRSGKSRPVVDLVIGVGGTQHTVTASVEDRSHMQYPLLLGRDILKDYRVDVRRRADDTEVSTDGPVLEE from the coding sequence ATGAGCAATGAGCCTGTGACAGTGGGCGTACTGTCGCTGCACAACAGCAAGGAAACGAAAGCCATCTGCAACGCGGTGGAGGCGCTGGGCCACAAACCAGAGTGGTTCCGTCGCGAGAACACTGCCATCTCCATCGAGGACGGCGAGGTTTCCCTGGAGCCGGACGTGGACATCATCGCCAACCGAATGTTGCTGACCAACACCGAGGAGCCCGCCGAGGGGCTCGGGCTGGCAGCGACGTTCAACCAGATCCGGCCGATGCTGAACAAGCCGGGTGCGGTGCTCTCGGCCATCCACAAGTTCGCGACGGCAGTGACGCTCGCGGAGTGGAACATCGCCGTGCCGGACGCACTGCTGGCGCTGGATAACGACCGGCTAAATCAGGGCCGCGAGCGCTTCGGCAAGGTAGGGGTCTACAAGACCGCCATCGGCACCCACGGCGGGGGCACCTGGAAGGTCGACCTCACCAAGACCGTCAACCCCAAAGTCGGCAAACGGCAGGCGTTCCTCCAGAAGCTGGTCGAGGAGGACGAGGAGAAACAGCGCGACCTGCGGGTCTACATCGTCGGCGACAAGGTCATCGGCGCGATGTACCGCTATGCACCCGAGGGCGACTGGCGAACGAACGTCGCGCTCGGTGGCAACGTGGCCGACGCCACGGGCGAGATACCCGAGGAAGCACAAGAGACCGCGCTCTATGCGGCGGACGTGATGGACCTCGATTACGTCGGCGTCGACCTCATTGAGGGCGACGACGGCTGGTTCGTACTCGAAGTGAACCCCACCGCCGGCTTCAAAGGGCTGTTCAAGGCGACCGGCGTCTCGCCAGCACCGTACATCGCCCAGCTCGCCATCGAGGCGGCCGGCGGCAGCGTCGACGAGGACACCGTCGTCCAGCTCGCCGACCGTTTGGACGACTCGCGGCCCAGCTGTGCCCCCAAGCCCACCAGCCGGAACCCCGGCGAGACGCCCACCGTCGGCTACATCGAGGAGGTCGTCGTCACCGGCACCAGCGGCGCCGAGCAGGTGTTCGCCAAATCCGACACCGGCGCGACCCGCTCCAGCATCGACACGGCACTGGCCGCCGAAATCGGCGCAGGCCCCATCAAAAGCATGACCCGGGTCAAGAGCGGCTCCTCCCGGTCTGGTAAATCACGCCCGGTCGTGGACCTCGTCATCGGTGTCGGCGGCACCCAGCACACCGTCACCGCGAGCGTCGAGGACCGCTCGCACATGCAGTACCCGCTGCTCCTGGGGCGGGACATCCTGAAGGACTACCGCGTCGACGTGCGCCGCCGCGCCGACGACACCGAGGTATCGACCGACGGCCCGGTACTCGAGGAGTAG
- a CDS encoding HhH-GPD family protein (KEGG: hma:rrnAC1088 DNA-3-methyladenine glycosylase~PFAM: HhH-GPD domain~SMART: HhH-GPD domain): MTDETLPNGESPHEHLREDRYLGPLVAEFGELCLDPEDDAFRRLVASIISQQVSTASAAATRERLFEAVEPTPEGIRAADEATLKEAGLSRQKTRYVNAVADRFHEEGWTRESFEPMSNDEVRAALTDITGVGEWTADMFLLFALGRPDVFPVGDLGVRKGLQTLLSPYDDHDAENMTRAEMRVFAERWKPARSYAALYLWRVNEDLAERVAELVEE, encoded by the coding sequence ATGACTGACGAAACCCTCCCTAACGGCGAGTCCCCGCACGAGCACCTGCGCGAGGACCGCTATCTCGGGCCGTTGGTCGCTGAGTTCGGCGAACTCTGCCTCGACCCCGAGGACGATGCTTTCCGCCGGCTGGTCGCCTCCATCATCAGCCAGCAGGTGTCGACGGCGTCGGCGGCAGCGACTCGTGAGCGGCTGTTCGAGGCGGTCGAGCCGACGCCGGAGGGCATCCGGGCTGCCGACGAGGCGACGCTGAAGGAGGCCGGCCTCTCCCGGCAGAAGACCCGCTACGTCAACGCGGTTGCCGATCGCTTCCACGAGGAGGGCTGGACCCGAGAGTCGTTCGAGCCGATGAGCAACGACGAGGTCCGCGCGGCGCTCACCGACATCACCGGCGTCGGCGAGTGGACCGCAGACATGTTCCTGTTGTTCGCTCTGGGCCGGCCTGACGTGTTCCCGGTCGGCGATTTAGGGGTCAGGAAGGGGCTGCAGACCCTGCTTTCGCCCTACGACGACCACGATGCCGAGAACATGACCCGGGCGGAGATGCGGGTGTTCGCCGAGCGGTGGAAGCCAGCGCGGAGCTACGCGGCGCTCTACCTCTGGCGGGTGAATGAGGATCTCGCCGAGCGCGTCGCCGAACTCGTCGAGGAGTAG
- a CDS encoding metal-dependent hydrolase, beta-lactamase superfamily III (KEGG: hbo:Hbor_12310 metal-dependent hydrolase, beta-lactamase superfamily III) — protein MHITLLGTGSAMPVPDRVQTGLLLERDDRALLVDCGAGVLHRLANTDVGYEGVSSVLLTHHHLDHVNDLLAFLKARWLAGEDHLEVVGPSGTKALLDDLIASFDYLEGRVDLSVREVSPGEEFTVAGFDVQSHETVHSVECLAYRFDGVEDEGTFTFGADGEASPAIARFAAGSDLLLHDCSFPDEVDVDNHPTPTQLGEALAGADIDRLYLTHLYPHTNGKHEEMLDSITAAGFEGEVGVAADGLAFEL, from the coding sequence ATGCACATCACGTTACTGGGTACGGGGAGCGCGATGCCCGTCCCCGACCGGGTCCAGACCGGACTGTTGCTCGAACGCGACGACCGAGCGCTGCTGGTCGACTGCGGCGCGGGCGTGCTCCATCGCCTCGCCAACACTGACGTTGGTTACGAGGGGGTCTCCTCGGTGCTGCTCACCCACCACCACCTCGACCACGTCAACGACCTGCTGGCGTTTCTGAAAGCGCGCTGGCTGGCCGGTGAGGACCACCTCGAGGTGGTGGGCCCCAGCGGCACCAAAGCACTGCTTGACGACCTCATCGCGAGCTTCGACTATCTCGAGGGCCGGGTGGACCTCTCTGTTCGCGAAGTGAGTCCGGGCGAGGAGTTCACCGTCGCGGGCTTCGACGTGCAGAGCCACGAGACGGTCCACTCCGTCGAGTGTCTGGCCTACCGCTTCGACGGCGTCGAGGACGAGGGAACGTTCACCTTCGGCGCGGACGGAGAGGCCAGCCCCGCCATCGCGCGGTTCGCAGCGGGCTCAGACCTGCTGCTGCACGACTGCTCGTTCCCCGACGAGGTCGACGTCGATAACCACCCGACACCGACCCAGCTGGGTGAGGCGCTCGCCGGCGCCGACATCGACCGACTCTATCTCACCCATCTCTACCCCCACACGAACGGGAAGCACGAGGAAATGTTGGACAGCATCACCGCGGCCGGGTTTGAGGGAGAGGTCGGCGTCGCGGCGGATGGATTAGCATTCGAACTATGA